GACATTAACATCAATTCACTTTGAAGGGGAGATTATTTTCCATGGAAGGCACTAGTTGctaattcttttaattttgaggGGCATCAGATGATATAAGCTGCATAATTATCTTTATAGGACTTTAGAGATAATTTATACAGTTTAGGTCaatttcacataaaagatgtcTACTCATGGTCCACTAGAGAAAATAACTGATTTATAAAAATGGCCCTGTTCAAGTTTACACCCCCTTGATTCTTAATAGTGTTATCTGGATGATCCACGgctgtgtttattattattattattattattattaattactttgTGATGGTTGTCCATGAGTCCTGAACgttaaactgcctgctgttcttcagaaaaatccttcagctcccaccaattctttggttttccagtatcttttgtgtatttgaaccatTTCCATcagtgactgtatgattctgACATCCATTTTTACACACTGAGGGACTCAATGCATTTACACAACTATTATTAGAGAAGGTTCAGacactcactgatgctccagaaggagaAAAATGCAATAAGAGCTGGGGGTTGaaaacatttgaacagaatgatgatgtgtaaatttttcttattttgtcgatatatatatatatatatatatatatatatatatttaatttagtactGCCTTTCAGAATCTACAGAGGATACTTACATATTTCCCAGAAAACAAAATAAGTGCAGTTtaccctgatcttcaaattcaaaatgttttcacaCCTAGCTCTTAATGGTCTtatcttctggagcatcagtaagTGTTTGATCcttcttattttggtaaaataatgaacattttgcagattctgccAGGTGTATGTTAACTTTTAACCataactgtaaatatttttttcccaaatatGTACATTTTCGCCAAGTAACAGTCTCAACTTTTAACttgtcattttaataaaacactgaTCGATTCTTAAACTGACACAGAATGCACTGCACTATGGTTCATAGTTTCCTTTGCTTGGGGCCTGTGCTAGTGTCTGTCATCACTGTTGATGCACATGTGAATACAGCGAGGCTGACGGAGGATGGAATCATCGAGAATCAATCTGAATTCACAACATTAATCATAAAACACGTTCACAGACACGTTTGCCCTCGCCGTCACTGTTTGACAACGTGACACATCCTGATGCCCTCAACAAAActatcacacaaacaaacaaaaaaccacaAAGCCTTATGAAACAAACACTTAAGATTTAGAATAACAGCTGAAAGACTTCAGAATAATACTGTAAAGCACTaattcactgtatttttgttcttttgtaattTGGTTTATTATACTGTATTCTACTAAATTGATATATTACAGCTAATCATtccttataataatattattatttatgatatgTAGCtagtacagtatatactgtacttCTCTAGTCAGGGTATGTAATTAATAATGCACTAACTACACTTCAGAACATCATTACAAAAGGCAACACAAACAATATTTATCATGCATACTGTATATCACAGAGAACCCAAATGTAAAGACTTTACTCTCAAAGAAACACTCTCATGAGGATACTAGGAGAAGTATTATTCCAAATATTCAACTGTGAAGCAGATTCATGAAAGCCATGAGAATCAGCGACAGCAGTTTTGGGGCAGAAACGGGATCTCAGTGGTTTGTGGGTATGTATTAGTTCATGCTAGAAACGATGGATGATCAGTTCTGTGACAGTGCTCAGACAGCGGGCTATAATCAATATCAGACAGACACAGAGGAACGCCAGGATCCTGTCCTCGTCCTCAGAACGCCTCTGTCCTCTGACAGATTAACACATTCAGAGACTAACACCATACGGTACAATTATGAAAGATATCATTGTTCAAATGCATGTGGTTCTTCTCGTTTCTTTTTGCCTTACAGATTTTTATTAAGcagatgtagaaaaaaaaatatatcttatgtTGCTTATTTAGATACATCCATgactgataaaacaaaaacaaacaaaacaaactgtctAATCTCaataaaagctgcatttataaaaaaatttaaaaaaaatctaacatttttctttttacaaatacAGGCTTTATTTACAATCTGGAAAACATAAAACAGGAAATTACAAAACGCTTcaatttaatgacaaaaaaaaggaCAAGACAAAGTAGACAATGTTAAATAAGGctacattaatatatttagaCACTTACTCTGATATAAAACACATCTAAAGATTTATAGATCAACTCATCTAGATATTTTAAACATGATGTCATTTAGTATGAACAGAAATGCAGTATGCCTGTGTTATATACACTTTCAGCTCTGACAGGCTACTACTGCTTTACAACGCTTCTTCTTCAAACAGTAGAACACTACAGTCGTGTAGTAAACACCAACCATCTACCATGAGATCTGGGGTAAATCAAATaagagaaaaaactaaaaatcacAACAGGTTTTTTCATCTGCGGACGTCATTCAAAGATTAACTGATGAATGCAGCATTGTGATTATATCAGAACAACTAACTCTTAAAACAAGCTTTCAGATCAGATTTAAGGGCAGTAAACGCGATGATGATAATGAAGCAGTGTGACGTGGGAATGTCCCGAGCGCGTGGCTCTTCATTCAACAAACAGTTCAAAACTTTCTGCTTCCTCAAACTCTGCATTCATCTCCGCGGCAAGAAGGTCCAGCTCCGACATCTGAAAGAGCAGGACAAAAATCACAACGGATCAGAGCAAATAAACAGGCGTTTGTGAAGAGAGAGTGCTGTTTGAAAGGCAGTTCTGTTGGGTGAAGTAGAAATGAGAGATGTGTGCTGCATCTGTGCTTCACATCCAGGAAACCCTGCGCTGCACTACAGCTTCATTACATgcgtttcatcttttgtcttctccagatgttcactgatggactggagtgctgtgaattattctgatgtttttatcagactctcattctgacggcacccattcactgcagggcatccattgatgagacactgatgcaatgctacatttctacaaacctgatgaaacaaactcatctacatctcagatgATCTGAAGGTGTAtatacattttgagaaaatgcCCTAAATTTTTTGgagttgaactattccttaaagagCACACACATCACCTTTAAACCATGTCCTCACCTTCATCTGTTGGACACGCTTCCTCCTGGCCGTCTTCTTCCCCAGACACACACCGGGGATGTTAGGATCGATCTCTGGAGGCTGGGACACGCTGTCATCCGCAGCGGAGAGGTGGAAGGAGCCCACAGCCGCGGTGCGCATCACCTCTGGCGTCTGAAGCCTCTCGAAACCAAACAGGGTGTCTGGGGTGTTGTGAGAAGAGGGAGGAGCAGGACGGGCGTTTGGGCTGCCGAAGGACCGGTCCCCCGGACTCTGGCGACTGTAGGAGCGCCGCACTCGTAGGGGCCAGACGGGGTCCTGCTCCGGCTCTCTGTGCAGAGCAGACACAGATGGAGACGGAGGAGGCGGGACGGGTGAGAGGACCGATGCTGCCGCTGAAGACGACTTCACCACTGCAGATGATCCAGACACATTCTCCTTGTTACTGTCACACAGCGCCTACAGGAACATTTCCACCAGATCACATCAGGCACTTGAGCGACAGCCCCAAAACTAAACAATCATGACACTGGGAAGGGTTTGAGAGACTGACCTGAGTTTTCCTGGGAGCAATCTTCCTGACAGTGATTGACCGCTTCACAGCCGGAGCCTTACGAGCGACAGACCAGACATTATAATATTACACACATCCATTATCATGAGTCAAACCAGTTCACCGCTGCAGGATTCACTAACACCTCATAGCACTTACAGAACatctgaaaacagtttttaaagtGTAGTCTCTACCTTGTTAACCCTCGTGcgttgttcaaattcactaccctttcgttatgttcagGATGAAATAATCATCTGAATTAAACCGCTgcaaaaatgtatcagataaatattgttcacttttttttgttgcataaatctattaatcaacctcagtcctgatcaaaactaccaaatgttaaaaaaattagaGAAAAagatttaactctttaattgccacataattggttagagagtcggactcccaatcgaagggttgtgggttctagtctcgggctggcaggaattgtaggtggggggggtgcatgtacagttctctctccaccttcaataccacgactgagacccttgagcaaggcatcgaacccccaactgctccccgggcgccgcagcataaatgatgaacactgctccgggcgtgtgttcacagtgtgtgtgtgtgtgtgtgtgtgtttactgctctgtgtgtgtgcatttcggatgggttaaatgcagagcacaaattctgagtatgggtcaccatacttggctgaatgtcacgtcactttcataaatttcataatactccatcactgactgtgggtacttgacactggacttcaggcattttggcatttccttctccccagtcttcctccagactctggcaccttgatttccgaatgacatgcaaaatttgtccaaaagtccagtgctgcttctctgtagcccaggtcaggcgcttctgccgctgtttctggttcaaaagtggcttgacctggggaatgcggcacctgtagcccatgtcctgcacacacctgtgcacggtggctctggatgtttctactccagactcagtccactgcttccgcagctcccccaaggtctggaatcggtccttctccacaatcttcctcagggtccggtcacctcttctcgttgtgcagcgttttttgccacactttttccttcccacagacttcccactgaggtgccttgatacagcactctgggaacagcctattcattcagacatttctttctgtgtcttaccctctcgcttgagggtgtcaatgatggccttctggacagcagtcaggtcagtcttacccatgattgcggttttgagtaatgaaccaggctgggagtttttaaaagcctcaggaatatTTTGCTGGTGTTtggagttaattagttgattcagatgattaggttaatagctcgtttagagaaccttttcatgatatgataattttttgagataggaattttgggttttcatgagctgtatgccaaaaacatcagtattaaacaataaaagacctgaaatagttcagttggtgtgcaatgaatctaaaatatatgaaagtttaatttttatcattacattacggaaaataatgaactttatcacaatatgctaatttatttagaaggacctgtatatggagtataacag
The sequence above is drawn from the Carassius auratus strain Wakin chromosome 5, ASM336829v1, whole genome shotgun sequence genome and encodes:
- the LOC113086291 gene encoding sororin-B-like, whose protein sequence is MSIKAERVSMKSGAGSRNSDGRRSSRLLSLSPEAEAPAVKRSITVRKIAPRKTQALCDSNKENVSGSSAVVKSSSAAASVLSPVPPPPSPSVSALHREPEQDPVWPLRVRRSYSRQSPGDRSFGSPNARPAPPSSHNTPDTLFGFERLQTPEVMRTAAVGSFHLSAADDSVSQPPEIDPNIPGVCLGKKTARRKRVQQMKMSELDLLAAEMNAEFEEAESFELFVE